A stretch of the Lolium perenne isolate Kyuss_39 chromosome 3, Kyuss_2.0, whole genome shotgun sequence genome encodes the following:
- the LOC127321556 gene encoding NADPH-dependent diflavin oxidoreductase 1 isoform X1, with product MSPTPSLPPPLPAAGRLLVLYASQTGNAMDAAERVGREAERGGCPAVDVLSMDSFDPSCLPGEKFVVFVVSTTGQGDPPDSMKGFWRYLLKKELGTRWLEGVRYAVFGLGDSGYQKYNFAAKKIDKRLSQLGADRIIKLGLGNDQHFSGYEGALDPWLLSLWRSLNQENPSLLPRISDIINPSLINLGDSKIEVVYYSSHDAPQDSPVSDSMKLIGRARTMSPALKFHNDGEPQYMLKMVTNQRLTKEDSEKDVRHFELENPSSAISYQVGDALEILPSQDPSAVNAFIERCNLDPDCYIMIRAKGGDEVSKCSLVNGMMDSMKLKTFVALTMDVTSASPRRYFFEVMSYFATAEHEKERLQYFASPEGREDLYKYNQKESRTVIEVLEDFPSVHMPFEWLVQLTPPLKKRAFSISSSPLAHPNQIHLTVSVVSWLTPFKRARHGLCSTWLAGLSPNEEKLIPCWIHKGSLPPPHPSVPLVLIGPGTGCAPFRAFVEERAAQSVREPTAPVLFFFGCRNEDNDFLYKDLWLKHTQDEGVLSPKEGGGFFVAFSRDQSQKVYVQHKIKEQSARVWDLLCSGAAIYVAGSSTKMPADVTAALEEVVRQKGGEAASGWLGKLERAGKFNIETWS from the exons ATGTCGCCCACACCATCGCTCCCGCCGCCGCTTCCGGCGGCCGGCCGCCTCCTCGTGCTCTACGCGTCGCAGACCGGCAACGCCATGGACGCCGCCGAACGTGTAGGCCGCGAGGCCGAGCGCGGTGGCTGCCCGGCCGTCGACGTCCTCTCCATGGACAGCTTCGACCCC AGTTGCTTGCCAGGCGAAAAGTTCGTGGTGTTCGTCGTGTCCACCACGGGCCAGGGCGATCCCCCGGATTCCATGAAG GGGTTTTGGAGATACCTTCTTAAGAAGGAACTTGGTACCCGGTGGCTGGAAGGGGTCCGTTATGCCGTATTTGGGCTTGGTGATTCAGGCTACCAGAAGTACAAT TTTGCGGCAAAGAAGATCGATAAAAGGCTTTCGCAACTTGGTGCAGACCGAATCATAAAGTTAGGCCTGGGAAATGATCAACACTTTTCAGG ATACGAAGGAGCTCTAGATCCTTGGCTGCTGTCTTTGTGGAGATCACTGAATCAAGAAAATCCATCACTTTTACCAAGAATATCTGATATCATTAATCCTAGTCTGATTAATTTGGGAGATTCAAAGATCGAAGTCGTATATTACTCTTCCCATGACGCTCCTCAAGATTCCCCTGTTTCAG ACTCCATGAAATTAATTGGGAGAGCACGTACAATGTCCCCTGCCCTGAAGTTCCATAATGATGGAGAGCCACAATACATGTTAAAGATG GTAACAAATCAGCGTTTGACTAAGGAGGATTCCGAGAAAGATGTGCGCCACTTTGAATTGGAGAATCCATCTTCT GCAATCAGTTATCAAGTTGGGGACGCTTTAGAAATTCTACCAAGTCAGGATCCATCTGCTGTTAATGCTTTCATTGAACGTTGTAACTTGGATCCAGATTGTTACATAATG ATTCGAGCAAAGGGTGGGGATGAAGTTTCCAAATGTTCACTTGTGAATGGCATGATGGATAGCATGAAGTTGAAGACCTTTGTTGCTTTGACGATGGATGTTACATCAGCTTCCCCTCGTCGGTATTTCTTTGAG GTCATGAGCTACTTTGCAACAGCTGAACATGAAAAGGAAAGGCTTCAGTATTTTGCTTCTCCTGAAGGAAGAGAAGACCTTTACAAGTACAATCAAAAGGAAAGTCGGACTGTTATAGAA GTGTTGGAGGATTTTCCCTCGGTGCACATGCCTTTTGAATGGTTAGTGCAGCTAACTCCTCCATTAAAGAAACGAGCCTTTTCCATATCTTCATCCCCATTAGCGCATCCAAATCAGATACACTTGACTGTTAGTGTTGTATCGTGGCTTACTCCTTTCAAGAGAGCAAGGCATGGTCTCTGTTCCACATGGCTGGCGGGGCTTAGTCCAAATGAAG AAAAGCTTATACCATGTTGGATACACAAAGGATCCCTGCCTCCACCGCATCCATCGGTTCCTCTTGTGCTCATTGGACCAGGAACAGGATGCGCCCCTTttcgagcatttgtggaggaaagGGCTGCACAGAGTGTTAGAGAACCAACAGCTCCTgttctgttcttctttggttgtaGAAATGAAGACAACGATTTTCTATACAAAGACTTATGGTTAAAGCATACCCAGGATGAGGGAGTGTTGTCCCCAAAAGAGGGTGGTGGTTTCTTCGTTGCTTTTTCTAGGGATCAGTCTCAAAAGGTCTATGTACAACATAAGATAAAAGAGCAGAGTGCAAGAGTGTGGGACCTATTATGCTCTGGGGCTGCAATATATGTTGCAGGGTCTTCTACCAAAATGCCTGCTGATGTTACAGCTGCACTAGAAGAAGTTGTCCGCCAAAAGGGCGGTGAGGCTGCTTCAGGGTGGCTTGGGAAACTAGAAAGGGCCGGTAAGTTTAACATTGAAACTTGGTCGTGA
- the LOC127321556 gene encoding NADPH-dependent diflavin oxidoreductase 1 isoform X2 — MSYFATAEHEKERLQYFASPEGREDLYKYNQKESRTVIEVLEDFPSVHMPFEWLVQLTPPLKKRAFSISSSPLAHPNQIHLTVSVVSWLTPFKRARHGLCSTWLAGLSPNEEKLIPCWIHKGSLPPPHPSVPLVLIGPGTGCAPFRAFVEERAAQSVREPTAPVLFFFGCRNEDNDFLYKDLWLKHTQDEGVLSPKEGGGFFVAFSRDQSQKVYVQHKIKEQSARVWDLLCSGAAIYVAGSSTKMPADVTAALEEVVRQKGGEAASGWLGKLERAGKFNIETWS, encoded by the exons ATGAGCTACTTTGCAACAGCTGAACATGAAAAGGAAAGGCTTCAGTATTTTGCTTCTCCTGAAGGAAGAGAAGACCTTTACAAGTACAATCAAAAGGAAAGTCGGACTGTTATAGAA GTGTTGGAGGATTTTCCCTCGGTGCACATGCCTTTTGAATGGTTAGTGCAGCTAACTCCTCCATTAAAGAAACGAGCCTTTTCCATATCTTCATCCCCATTAGCGCATCCAAATCAGATACACTTGACTGTTAGTGTTGTATCGTGGCTTACTCCTTTCAAGAGAGCAAGGCATGGTCTCTGTTCCACATGGCTGGCGGGGCTTAGTCCAAATGAAG AAAAGCTTATACCATGTTGGATACACAAAGGATCCCTGCCTCCACCGCATCCATCGGTTCCTCTTGTGCTCATTGGACCAGGAACAGGATGCGCCCCTTttcgagcatttgtggaggaaagGGCTGCACAGAGTGTTAGAGAACCAACAGCTCCTgttctgttcttctttggttgtaGAAATGAAGACAACGATTTTCTATACAAAGACTTATGGTTAAAGCATACCCAGGATGAGGGAGTGTTGTCCCCAAAAGAGGGTGGTGGTTTCTTCGTTGCTTTTTCTAGGGATCAGTCTCAAAAGGTCTATGTACAACATAAGATAAAAGAGCAGAGTGCAAGAGTGTGGGACCTATTATGCTCTGGGGCTGCAATATATGTTGCAGGGTCTTCTACCAAAATGCCTGCTGATGTTACAGCTGCACTAGAAGAAGTTGTCCGCCAAAAGGGCGGTGAGGCTGCTTCAGGGTGGCTTGGGAAACTAGAAAGGGCCGGTAAGTTTAACATTGAAACTTGGTCGTGA
- the LOC127321557 gene encoding BURP domain-containing protein 3, translated as MDRLFAGLLGFLLIASVGSHAARAPEQYWETALPNTPMPSSLSQLLSTPAGGTSVNVGSGGVHVDAAHGKPGGTTVDVGKGGVGVNVKPGSGKPSGTTVGVGKGGVDVNVKPGYGKPGGTTVGVGKGGVGVNVKPGYGKPGGTTVGVGKGGVGVNVKPGYGKPGGTGTTVGVGGGGVGVNVKPGYGKPGGTTVGVGKGGVGVNVKPGYSKPGGTTVGVGKGGVGVHVKPRRGKPVNVNVNPFLYNYAATETQAHDDPSSALFFLEKDLHAGKTMDVHFTATAGAGEKFLPRSEADAIPFSSEKVPEILSRFSVEPDSAEAAEMAQTLRDCEATATRGERKSCATSLESMVDFATSSLGTSHVRAVSTVVGKEGSPKQEYTMTGVKRAAGADDQLVACHAEPYAYAVFACHLTQATRAYTVSMVGKDGTAVEAVAVCHADTAGWNPKHVAFQVLKVKPGTVPVCHFLPQDHVVWTRSG; from the exons ATGGATAGGCTCTTCGCCGGTCTCCTTGGCTTCCTACTG ATTGCGTCGGTAGGAAGCCATGCAGCTCGGGCTCCGGAGCAGTACTGGGAGACTGCTCTTCCCAACACTCCCATGCCGAGCTCCCTCTCTCAACTCCTCAGCACTCCAG CCGGAGGCACGTCGGTAAACGTCGGCTCGGGCGGCGTCCATGTCGACGCGGCTCATGGGAAGCCCGGTGGCACGACGGTTGATGTTGGCAAGGGTGGCGTCGGCGTCAACGTCAAGCCCGGCAGCGGCAAGCCCAGCGGGACTACGGTCGGCGTAGGCAAGGGCGGCGTGGATGTCAACGTCAAGCCTGGATACGGCAAGCCCGGTGGCACCACCGTCGGCGTTGGGAAAGGCGGAGTGGGCGTCAACGTCAAGCCTGGTTACGGCAAGCCCGGCGGCACCACCGTCGGCGTTGGGAAAGGCGGAGTGGGCGTCAACGTTAAGCCTGGCTACGGCAAGCCCGGTGGCACTGGCACCACGGTTGGAGTAGGGGGAGGCGGCGTGGGCGTGAACGTCAAGCCTGGGTACGGCAAGCCCGGGGGCACCACGGTCGGCGTCGGGAAGGGCGGTGTTGGCGTGAACGTCAAGCCTGGCTACAGCAAGCCCGGCGGCACCACGGTCGGCGTCGGCAAGGGCGGCGTCGGCGTCCACGTGAAACCCCGCCGCGGGAAGCCTGTCAACGTCAACGTCAATCCTTTCTTATACAACTATGCCGCGACGGAGACGCAGGCGCACGACGACCCCAGCTCCGCGCTCTTCTTCCTGGAGAAGGACCTCCACGCCGGGAAGACGATGGACGTCCACTTCACGGCCACCGCGGGCGCCGGCGAGAAGTTCCTGCCGCGGAGCGAGGCCGACGCCATCCCGTTCTCCTCCGAGAAGGTCCCCGAGATCCTCAGCCGCTTCTCCGTGGAGCCGGACTCCGCCGAGGCGGCGGAGATGGCGCAGACGCTGCGGGACTGCGAGGCGACGGCCACCAGGGGCGAGAGGAAGTCGTGCGCCACGTCGCTGGAGTCCATGGTCGACTTCGCCACGTCCAGCCTCGGTACCAGCCACGTCCGGGCCGTCTCCACGGTCGTCGGGAAGGAGGGGTCGCCGAAGCAGGAGTACACCATGACCGGCGTCAAGCGCGCGGCGGGCGCCGACGACCAGCTCGTGGCCTGCCACGCGGAGCCGTACGCGTACGCCGTGTTCGCGTGCCACCTGACGCAGGCGACCAGGGCGTACACGGTGTCGATGGTCGGCAAGGACGGCACGGCGGTGGAGGCCGTCGCGGTGTGCCACGCCGACACCGCCGGCTGGAACCCCAAGCACGTCGCGTTCCAGGTGCTCAAGGTGAAGCCCGGCACGGTCCCGGTCTGCCATTTCCTGCCGCAGGACCACGTCGTCTGGACCCGCAGCGGCTGA